In Streptomyces nodosus, one DNA window encodes the following:
- a CDS encoding SpoIIE family protein phosphatase, with protein sequence MTTGLHPGGPPRDPRHTGSQRLPHQERVGPDVPYVDNRTRSSVITARAAASFEPVGRSVASARSFVRDSLQGWGFADIIDDAVVLTSELVTNAVVHAGTAAEVLCLRSDDGVRIEVADRYPERELPLQSAAVSMGGPDREGGRGLQLCAALAGHWGVEYTPTHKRVWFQLDLPERPVGTRAAGPCLPAELLPLADGRVRVAVVQIDRNGSIGSWNEDAEELFGYPGDHVTGKPLTDLAAWPHTPGTGTGIAEALQLSRWEGSYGIRGANGRVVPVYASHLRVRDTGGAPSTVCLLVRDHERAVLQTPLRGAAPDSTAAQDGQATDPFEVFIGSPAPDDLDGLLQRTVERARDMLDGDAAFLLLATDDETELEVRASTGLPSARQRFARVPVEAGRYGSARMPAVHDDLAAVPSAVPLLGGTGMRSVVTVPLKVEGRLTGSLGVAAEVPSRYSNEEALRLQFAADRIALAVESARLGELQRLRRGSLSFLVEASDLLAGTLDRDQTLALMAQMTIPTLATWCAVYTIADQASEPYLSYVLHEDEERIDGLKALLSKIPPPEPIPTPGARVWSAPSEAAHQAALRTSMRSLGLGEPSTVSSGIGTTLATAATVGGETVVLPLVARNRVIGMLTLGRPTDEHFRQEILELAEDLSRRAALALDNARLYSERTAISQSLQRSLLPPELPQVDGVEVEVIYRAAGEGNEVGGDFYDLFPIRDGAYGFAIGDVCGTGPEAAAVTGLARHALRLLAREGFGGPAVLERLNSAILDEGARSRFLTLLYGELWPQDDGSAVLKVVCAGHPLPLRLRQDGTVEPAAEPQPLLGVMDDLELYEQTVTLDPGDVLLCVTDGVTERREGTRMLGDDGLADVLTTCTGLTAGAVAARILRAVERFASDAPSDDMAILAMRVPGLLKE encoded by the coding sequence ATGACCACCGGACTGCATCCCGGAGGACCACCCCGGGATCCCCGGCACACGGGGAGCCAGCGGCTGCCTCACCAGGAGCGGGTCGGCCCGGATGTGCCGTACGTAGACAACCGTACGAGGAGTTCTGTGATCACCGCGCGCGCGGCCGCCAGTTTCGAGCCTGTCGGGCGATCGGTCGCCAGTGCCCGCTCCTTCGTCCGTGACTCGCTCCAGGGCTGGGGCTTCGCGGACATCATCGACGACGCGGTGGTCCTGACCAGCGAACTCGTCACCAACGCCGTCGTCCACGCGGGCACCGCCGCGGAGGTGCTGTGCCTGCGCAGCGACGACGGGGTGCGCATCGAGGTCGCCGACCGGTATCCGGAGCGCGAGCTCCCATTGCAGTCGGCGGCCGTCTCCATGGGCGGACCCGACCGCGAGGGCGGCCGCGGCCTTCAGCTCTGCGCCGCCCTGGCGGGCCACTGGGGCGTCGAGTACACCCCCACCCACAAGCGGGTCTGGTTCCAGCTCGATCTTCCGGAGCGCCCGGTGGGCACCCGCGCGGCGGGCCCCTGTCTGCCCGCCGAACTGCTTCCGCTCGCCGACGGCCGGGTGCGGGTCGCCGTCGTCCAGATCGACCGGAACGGATCCATCGGTTCCTGGAACGAGGACGCGGAGGAACTCTTCGGGTACCCGGGCGACCACGTCACCGGGAAGCCGCTCACCGACCTCGCGGCCTGGCCGCACACCCCGGGCACCGGCACCGGCATCGCGGAGGCCCTTCAGCTCTCGCGCTGGGAGGGCAGCTACGGCATCCGCGGCGCCAACGGTCGCGTGGTCCCCGTCTACGCCTCCCATCTGCGCGTCCGCGACACGGGCGGCGCGCCCTCCACGGTCTGTCTGCTGGTGCGCGACCATGAGCGCGCCGTTCTGCAGACCCCGCTGCGCGGGGCGGCTCCCGACAGCACGGCCGCCCAGGACGGCCAGGCCACGGACCCCTTCGAGGTCTTCATCGGCTCCCCGGCCCCCGACGACCTCGACGGCCTGCTGCAGCGCACCGTGGAACGCGCCCGCGACATGCTCGACGGCGACGCCGCCTTCCTCCTGCTGGCCACCGACGACGAGACGGAACTGGAGGTACGTGCCTCCACCGGTCTGCCCTCCGCCCGTCAGCGCTTCGCCCGCGTCCCCGTCGAGGCGGGCCGCTACGGCTCGGCCCGGATGCCCGCCGTCCATGACGATCTGGCGGCCGTGCCCAGCGCGGTCCCGCTGCTGGGCGGCACGGGCATGCGGTCGGTGGTGACGGTCCCGCTGAAGGTGGAGGGCCGGCTCACCGGCTCCCTCGGGGTGGCGGCCGAGGTGCCCTCCCGCTACTCCAACGAGGAGGCGCTGCGCCTCCAGTTCGCGGCCGACCGTATCGCCCTGGCCGTGGAATCGGCCCGCCTGGGCGAGCTGCAACGGCTGCGCCGCGGCTCGCTGAGCTTCCTGGTCGAGGCCTCCGATCTCCTCGCGGGCACCCTGGACCGCGATCAGACGCTGGCGCTCATGGCCCAGATGACCATCCCCACGCTGGCCACCTGGTGCGCGGTCTACACGATCGCCGACCAGGCCTCGGAGCCGTATCTCTCCTATGTGCTGCACGAGGACGAGGAACGCATCGACGGCCTCAAGGCGCTGCTGTCGAAGATCCCGCCGCCGGAGCCGATCCCCACACCGGGCGCCCGGGTCTGGTCGGCCCCGTCGGAGGCGGCCCACCAGGCGGCGCTGCGCACCTCCATGCGGAGCCTGGGGCTGGGCGAGCCGTCGACCGTCAGCTCCGGCATCGGCACGACGCTGGCGACCGCGGCCACGGTCGGCGGGGAGACCGTCGTGCTTCCCCTGGTGGCCCGCAACCGCGTCATCGGCATGCTGACCCTGGGCAGGCCGACGGACGAACACTTCCGCCAGGAGATCCTGGAGCTGGCCGAGGACCTGAGCCGCCGGGCGGCCCTGGCGCTGGACAACGCCCGGCTGTACTCGGAGCGCACCGCCATCAGCCAGTCCCTCCAGCGCAGTCTGCTCCCGCCGGAGCTGCCTCAGGTCGACGGCGTGGAGGTCGAGGTCATCTACCGTGCCGCCGGTGAGGGCAACGAGGTCGGCGGCGACTTCTACGACCTGTTCCCGATCCGCGACGGCGCCTACGGCTTCGCCATCGGCGACGTCTGCGGTACGGGACCGGAGGCGGCGGCGGTCACGGGCCTGGCCCGGCACGCCCTGCGGCTGCTGGCCCGCGAGGGCTTCGGCGGCCCGGCGGTCCTGGAGCGCCTGAACTCCGCGATCCTCGACGAGGGCGCCCGCAGCCGCTTCCTGACGCTGCTGTACGGCGAGTTGTGGCCGCAGGACGACGGCAGCGCGGTCCTGAAGGTGGTCTGTGCCGGCCATCCGCTCCCGCTCCGGCTGCGCCAGGACGGCACGGTGGAGCCGGCCGCGGAACCGCAGCCGCTGCTCGGCGTCATGGACGATCTGGAGCTGTACGAGCAGACGGTGACGCTGGACCCGGGCGATGTCCTGCTGTGCGTCACGGACGGCGTCACCGAACGCCGCGAGGGCACCCGCATGCTGGGCGACGACGGCCTCGCCGACGTGCTGACGACCTGCACGGGCCTCACGGCGGGCGCGGTGGCGGCCCGCATCCTGCGTGCGGTGGAGCGCTTCGCGTCCGACGCCCCGTCCGATGACATGGCGATCCTGGCGATGCGGGTGCCGGGCCTGCTCAAGGAGTGA
- a CDS encoding HAMP domain-containing protein, whose product MESGAATRGTKTRAQGGRSLSAQRTAGKGTTEVDTAALNRLLAALESMKDGNFRRRLPVSGDGVMAEIAAVFNEVADRNLHLTGELARVRRMVGREGKLTERLETGVCEGSWATAIDASNALVDDLVRPVSEVGRVLSAVAEGDLSPRMDLRTQGPDGSGHPLRGEFLKVGRTVNNLVDQLSTFTDEVTRVAIEVGTQGKLGGQARVRGMSGSWKDLTDSVNTMAYQLTAQVRDIALVTTAVAKGDLSRKVTVHVAGEMLELKNTVNTMVDQLSSFSSEVTRVAREVGTEGELGGQAQVPGVAGVWKDLTDSVNLMAGNLTAQVRGIAQVTTAVANGDLSQKVTVSARGEVAQLAETINQMTETLRTFADEVTRVANEVGAEGRLGGQANVPGAAGTWKDLTDSVNTVFRNLTTQVRDIAAVTTAVANGDLSQKVTVDVAGEMLELKNTVNGMVDQLSAFGSEVTRVAREIGVEGELGGQAQVTGAAGTWKDLADSVNTAFRNLTGQVRNIAQVTTAVANGDLSQKVTVDVSGEMLQLKNTVNTMVDQLSSFADQVTRMARDVGTEGRLGGQALVPGVSGTWKELTDSVNFMAGNLTSQVRQIAQVTTAVARGDLSQKIDVDARGEILELKNTINNLVDQLSAFAEQVTRVAREVGTEGRLGGQAQVPGVAGVWRDLTDSVNGMAGNLTTQVRNIAQVATAVARGDLSQKIDVDARGEILELKNTINTMVDQLSNFAEQVTRVAREVGTEGILGGQAEVQGVSGTWKDLTQSVNFMANNLTIQVRNIAEVTTAVAKGDLSKKITVDAKGEILELVTTVNTMVDQLSSFAEQVTRVAREVGTEGILGGQAHVPGVTGIWKDLSDNVNLMAKNLTMQVRNISQVAAAVANGDLTRTVTIEARGEVAQLADTFNTMVKTLSSFADQVTKVAREVGTDGILGGQAHVPGVAGTWKDLTESVNQMASNLTGQVRNIAMVTTAIAKGDLTKKIDIEARGEILELKTTINTMVDQLSSFAEEVTRVAREVGTEGQLGGQARVRDVDGTWRDLTESVNEMAGNLTRQVRAIARVATAVTRGDLNLKIDVDASGEIQELQDYINKMIANLRDTTIANKEQDWLKGNLARISALMQGRRDLVDVASLIMSELTPVVSAQHGAFFLAMPLVDGKDLGTGADDAYELRMLGSYGYSLGSMPTSFRPGEALIGTAAEEKRTILVEKAPSGYLKISSGLGEAPPAQVIVLPVLFEGTVLGVIELASFTPFTHIQKDFLNQIAEMIATSVNTISVNTKTEVLLRQSQELTEQLRLRSEELEQRQKALQASNAELEEKAELLARQNRDIEVKNTEIEEARQVLEERAEQLAVSMRYKSEFLANMSHELRTPLNSLLILAKLLADNAEGNLSPKQVEFAETIHGAGSDLLQLINDILDLSKVEAGKMDVSPTRIALVQLVDYVEATFRPLTAEKGLDFSVRVSPELPATLHTDEQRLLQVLRNLLSNAVKFTDTGAVELVIRPAGADVPVAIREQLLESGSLSDPEAEVIAFSVADTGIGIAAGKMRVIFEAFKQADGTTSRKYGGTGLGLSISREIARLLGGEIHAQSEPGRGSTFTLYLPLHPSELPPQGYGQQAPALEAEELLASETDPAAPGVETPAEVKSYQEAQSGPAALFRRRRRAVSAAPQQGGVGREQWAGERETAAEPRRVIRFDSEKVLIVDDDIRNVFALTSVLEQHGLSVLYAENGREGIEVLEQHDDVTVVLMDIMMPEMDGYATTTAIRRMPQFAGLPIIALTAKAMKGDREKAIESGASDYVTKPVDPDHLLSVMEQWMRGE is encoded by the coding sequence GTGGAGTCTGGCGCAGCGACGAGGGGCACGAAGACGCGCGCACAAGGCGGACGGTCCCTGAGCGCTCAGCGCACGGCGGGCAAGGGGACCACCGAGGTGGACACGGCGGCCCTGAACCGTCTGCTGGCGGCCCTGGAGTCGATGAAGGACGGCAATTTCCGCAGGCGTCTGCCGGTGTCCGGAGACGGGGTGATGGCGGAGATCGCCGCCGTCTTCAACGAGGTCGCCGACCGCAATCTGCATCTGACCGGTGAACTGGCGCGGGTGCGGCGCATGGTGGGGCGTGAGGGGAAGCTCACGGAGCGGCTGGAGACGGGGGTCTGCGAGGGCTCCTGGGCGACCGCGATCGACGCCTCCAACGCGCTGGTCGACGATCTCGTGCGCCCGGTCTCCGAGGTCGGCCGGGTGCTGTCGGCGGTGGCCGAGGGCGATCTGTCGCCGCGGATGGATCTGCGCACCCAGGGGCCGGACGGCTCCGGGCATCCGCTGCGCGGTGAGTTCCTGAAGGTCGGCCGTACCGTCAACAATCTGGTCGACCAGCTGTCCACCTTCACCGACGAGGTGACCCGGGTGGCCATCGAGGTGGGCACCCAGGGCAAGCTGGGCGGGCAGGCCCGGGTGCGGGGGATGTCCGGTTCGTGGAAGGACCTCACGGACTCCGTCAACACCATGGCCTACCAGCTGACCGCTCAGGTGCGGGACATCGCGCTGGTGACCACGGCCGTGGCCAAGGGCGACCTGTCCCGGAAGGTCACGGTCCATGTGGCCGGGGAGATGCTGGAGCTGAAGAACACCGTCAACACGATGGTGGACCAGCTGTCCTCCTTCTCGTCCGAGGTGACGCGCGTCGCCCGTGAGGTCGGCACCGAGGGCGAACTGGGCGGGCAGGCGCAGGTGCCCGGGGTGGCCGGTGTGTGGAAGGACCTCACCGATTCGGTGAACCTGATGGCCGGCAATCTGACCGCCCAGGTGCGAGGGATCGCGCAGGTGACGACCGCGGTCGCCAACGGCGACCTGTCGCAGAAGGTGACCGTCTCGGCGCGCGGTGAGGTCGCGCAGCTGGCGGAGACGATCAACCAGATGACCGAGACGCTGCGCACCTTCGCGGACGAGGTCACCCGGGTGGCCAACGAGGTCGGCGCCGAGGGCAGGCTCGGCGGCCAGGCGAACGTGCCGGGCGCGGCGGGCACCTGGAAGGACCTCACCGATTCGGTGAACACGGTCTTCCGGAACCTGACCACCCAGGTCAGGGACATCGCCGCGGTGACGACGGCGGTGGCCAACGGTGATCTGTCGCAGAAGGTCACCGTCGATGTGGCCGGCGAGATGCTGGAGCTGAAGAACACCGTCAACGGGATGGTGGACCAGCTGTCCGCGTTCGGCTCCGAGGTCACCCGGGTGGCGCGGGAGATCGGTGTCGAGGGCGAGCTGGGCGGCCAGGCGCAGGTGACGGGCGCCGCCGGCACCTGGAAGGACCTCGCGGACTCCGTGAACACGGCGTTCCGCAACCTCACCGGCCAGGTGCGCAACATCGCCCAGGTGACGACGGCGGTGGCCAACGGGGATCTGTCGCAGAAGGTCACGGTGGACGTCTCCGGCGAGATGCTCCAGCTGAAGAACACCGTGAACACCATGGTGGATCAGCTGTCGTCGTTCGCCGACCAGGTCACCAGGATGGCCCGGGACGTCGGCACGGAGGGGCGGCTGGGTGGCCAGGCCCTGGTGCCGGGCGTCAGCGGCACCTGGAAGGAGCTCACCGACTCCGTCAACTTCATGGCGGGCAATCTGACCTCGCAGGTACGGCAGATCGCCCAGGTCACCACGGCGGTGGCCCGCGGTGATCTGTCGCAGAAGATCGATGTGGATGCCCGGGGCGAGATCCTGGAGCTGAAGAACACCATCAACAACCTGGTGGACCAGCTCTCCGCCTTCGCGGAGCAGGTGACGCGAGTGGCGCGCGAGGTGGGCACCGAGGGGCGGCTGGGCGGCCAGGCCCAGGTGCCCGGAGTGGCGGGTGTGTGGCGTGATCTGACCGACTCCGTCAACGGCATGGCCGGCAACCTCACCACCCAGGTGCGCAACATCGCCCAGGTCGCGACCGCGGTGGCCCGCGGTGATCTGTCGCAGAAGATCGATGTGGACGCCCGGGGCGAGATCCTGGAGCTGAAGAACACCATCAACACGATGGTCGACCAGCTCTCCAACTTCGCGGAGCAGGTGACGCGGGTAGCGCGTGAGGTGGGCACGGAGGGCATCCTCGGCGGCCAGGCCGAGGTCCAGGGGGTCTCCGGCACCTGGAAGGACCTCACCCAGTCCGTGAACTTCATGGCGAACAACCTGACCATCCAGGTGCGCAACATCGCCGAGGTCACGACGGCGGTCGCCAAGGGCGACCTGTCCAAGAAGATCACCGTCGACGCCAAGGGCGAGATCCTCGAACTGGTCACCACCGTCAACACGATGGTCGACCAGCTGTCGTCCTTCGCGGAGCAGGTGACGCGGGTGGCGCGTGAGGTGGGCACCGAGGGCATCCTCGGCGGCCAGGCGCATGTGCCCGGCGTCACGGGCATCTGGAAGGACCTCAGCGACAACGTCAACCTGATGGCCAAGAACCTCACCATGCAGGTGCGCAACATCTCCCAGGTCGCGGCGGCCGTCGCCAACGGCGATCTGACCCGCACGGTGACGATCGAGGCGCGCGGCGAGGTGGCACAGCTCGCCGACACCTTCAACACCATGGTGAAGACGCTGAGTTCGTTCGCCGACCAGGTCACCAAGGTGGCCCGGGAGGTGGGCACGGACGGCATCCTCGGCGGTCAGGCGCATGTGCCGGGCGTGGCCGGCACCTGGAAGGACCTCACCGAGTCGGTGAACCAGATGGCCTCCAACCTCACCGGGCAGGTGCGCAACATCGCCATGGTGACCACGGCCATCGCCAAGGGCGATCTCACCAAGAAGATCGACATCGAGGCGCGCGGTGAGATCCTCGAACTCAAGACCACCATCAACACCATGGTCGACCAGCTCTCCTCGTTCGCCGAGGAGGTCACCAGGGTGGCCCGTGAGGTGGGCACGGAAGGCCAGCTCGGCGGGCAGGCGCGGGTCCGTGACGTCGACGGCACCTGGCGTGACCTGACCGAGTCGGTGAATGAGATGGCCGGGAATCTGACCCGGCAGGTGCGTGCGATCGCCCGGGTGGCGACCGCGGTGACCAGGGGCGATCTCAATCTGAAGATCGACGTGGACGCCTCAGGCGAGATCCAGGAGCTGCAGGACTACATCAACAAGATGATCGCCAACCTGCGGGACACCACGATCGCCAACAAGGAGCAGGACTGGCTCAAGGGCAACCTGGCCCGGATCTCCGCCCTGATGCAGGGCCGCCGTGACCTGGTGGACGTGGCCTCGCTGATCATGAGCGAGCTGACCCCGGTGGTCTCCGCCCAGCACGGCGCGTTCTTCCTGGCCATGCCGCTGGTCGACGGCAAGGACCTGGGGACCGGGGCGGACGACGCCTACGAACTGCGGATGCTGGGGTCGTACGGCTATTCGCTGGGGTCCATGCCGACCTCGTTCCGGCCGGGTGAGGCGCTCATCGGGACGGCCGCCGAGGAGAAGCGCACGATCCTGGTGGAGAAGGCGCCGAGCGGCTATCTGAAGATCTCGTCCGGCCTCGGGGAGGCACCCCCCGCGCAGGTCATCGTGCTCCCGGTGCTCTTCGAGGGCACCGTGCTCGGCGTCATCGAGCTGGCCTCCTTCACCCCCTTCACCCACATCCAGAAGGACTTCCTCAACCAGATCGCCGAGATGATCGCGACGAGCGTCAACACCATCTCCGTCAACACCAAGACCGAGGTGCTGCTGAGGCAGTCCCAGGAGCTGACCGAGCAGCTGAGGCTGCGGTCCGAGGAGCTGGAGCAGCGGCAGAAGGCCCTCCAGGCGTCCAACGCGGAACTGGAGGAGAAGGCCGAGCTGCTGGCTCGGCAGAACCGCGACATCGAGGTCAAGAACACCGAGATCGAGGAGGCGCGGCAGGTCCTGGAGGAGCGCGCCGAGCAGCTCGCCGTCTCCATGCGCTACAAGAGCGAGTTCCTCGCCAATATGTCGCACGAGCTGCGCACGCCGCTCAACTCCCTGCTGATCCTGGCCAAGCTGCTCGCCGACAACGCCGAGGGCAATCTGTCCCCGAAGCAGGTCGAGTTCGCCGAGACCATCCATGGCGCCGGCTCCGACCTGCTCCAGCTGATCAACGACATCCTCGATCTGTCGAAGGTCGAGGCGGGCAAGATGGACGTGTCCCCGACACGGATCGCGCTCGTCCAGCTCGTCGACTACGTGGAGGCCACCTTCCGGCCGCTGACCGCGGAGAAGGGCCTCGACTTCTCCGTACGGGTGTCACCCGAGCTTCCCGCCACGCTGCACACCGATGAACAACGCCTGCTCCAGGTGCTGCGCAATCTGCTGTCCAACGCCGTGAAGTTCACCGACACCGGGGCCGTGGAGCTGGTCATCCGGCCCGCGGGCGCCGATGTCCCGGTGGCCATCCGGGAGCAGCTGCTGGAGTCCGGTTCGCTGAGCGATCCGGAGGCGGAGGTGATCGCCTTCTCGGTGGCCGACACGGGCATCGGTATCGCGGCCGGCAAGATGCGGGTGATCTTCGAGGCCTTCAAGCAGGCGGACGGCACCACCAGCCGCAAGTACGGCGGCACGGGGCTCGGGCTGTCGATCTCGAGGGAGATCGCCCGGCTGCTCGGCGGTGAGATCCATGCGCAGAGCGAGCCCGGCCGCGGCTCGACGTTCACCTTGTATCTGCCGCTGCACCCGAGCGAACTGCCGCCGCAGGGCTATGGGCAGCAGGCGCCCGCGCTGGAGGCCGAGGAGTTGCTGGCGTCCGAGACGGACCCGGCCGCTCCGGGCGTCGAGACCCCGGCCGAGGTGAAGTCGTACCAGGAGGCCCAGAGCGGCCCCGCGGCGCTCTTCCGCCGCCGGCGCAGGGCGGTCTCCGCGGCCCCGCAGCAGGGCGGCGTCGGCCGGGAGCAGTGGGCCGGTGAGCGGGAGACCGCCGCCGAGCCGCGGCGGGTCATCCGGTTCGACAGCGAGAAGGTGCTGATCGTCGACGACGACATCCGCAATGTCTTCGCGCTCACCAGTGTCCTGGAGCAGCACGGACTGTCGGTCCTGTACGCCGAGAACGGCCGTGAGGGCATCGAGGTCCTGGAGCAGCACGACGATGTCACGGTCGTGTTGATGGACATCATGATGCCGGAGATGGACGGGTACGCCACGACCACGGCGATCCGGCGGATGCCGCAGTTCGCGGGGCTGCCGATCATCGCGCTGACGGCGAAGGCGATGAAGGGCGACCGGGAGAAGGCCATCGAGTCGGGAGCCTCCGACTATGTGACCAAGCCCGTCGACCCCGATCATCTGCTGTCGGTGATGGAACAGTGGATGCGTGGGGAGTGA
- a CDS encoding response regulator, producing the protein MVQKAKILLVDDRPENLLALEAILSALDQTLVRASSGEEALKALLTDDFAVILLDVQMPGMDGFETAAHIKRRERTRDIPIIFLTAINHGPHHTFRGYAAGAVDYISKPFDPWVLRAKVSVFVELYMKNCQLREQAALLRLQLEGGRSSENKEPIGLLAELSARLAAVEEQAEALSKQLDDDSVDAAAVATAAHLERKLTGLRRALDALEPGTGSGPPPLASQG; encoded by the coding sequence ATGGTGCAGAAGGCCAAGATCCTCCTGGTCGATGACCGGCCGGAGAATCTGCTGGCGCTGGAGGCCATCCTCTCCGCGCTCGATCAGACGCTGGTCAGGGCATCGTCCGGGGAGGAAGCGCTCAAGGCACTGCTGACGGACGATTTCGCGGTCATTCTGCTGGACGTCCAGATGCCGGGCATGGACGGTTTCGAGACCGCCGCGCACATCAAGCGGCGGGAGCGGACCCGGGACATCCCGATCATCTTCCTGACCGCCATCAACCACGGCCCGCACCACACCTTCCGGGGATATGCGGCGGGCGCGGTCGACTACATCTCCAAGCCGTTCGACCCGTGGGTGCTGCGCGCCAAGGTCTCCGTGTTCGTCGAGCTCTATATGAAGAACTGCCAACTGCGCGAGCAGGCGGCCCTGTTGCGGCTCCAGCTGGAGGGTGGCAGGTCCTCGGAGAACAAGGAGCCCATCGGACTGCTGGCCGAGCTCTCCGCGCGGCTCGCGGCGGTCGAGGAGCAGGCCGAGGCACTGTCCAAGCAGCTCGACGACGACTCAGTGGACGCCGCGGCGGTAGCCACCGCCGCCCATCTCGAACGCAAGCTCACCGGGTTGCGGAGGGCGCTGGACGCCCTGGAGCCGGGCACCGGCAGCGGTCCGCCCCCACTGGCCTCCCAGGGCTGA
- a CDS encoding DegT/DnrJ/EryC1/StrS family aminotransferase: MLSAAGVGAGDEVIVPAFGTIEVAEAVCRAGATPVFADIDPVTYCLDSVAVEAAVTPETVAVVVVHRFGRPADIARLHEIGQRHGLLVLEQGESETPYEDVAQRRERAAYLDRRLRGVVTPGSSGGHTYQQYVVRVPGNGRPDRDAFARALKAKGIDCRVPVKTPVHRMPGFRRDVCLPETERAADETLSLPVDASLTRREMNRIVGACNALGGLLQPAF, from the coding sequence ATGCTCAGCGCCGCGGGCGTCGGCGCCGGTGATGAGGTCATCGTGCCGGCCTTCGGCACCATCGAGGTGGCCGAGGCCGTGTGCCGGGCCGGTGCGACACCCGTCTTCGCCGACATAGATCCCGTGACGTACTGCCTGGACTCCGTGGCCGTCGAGGCCGCGGTGACACCGGAGACCGTCGCGGTCGTCGTGGTGCACCGGTTCGGGCGGCCTGCCGACATCGCGCGGCTGCATGAGATCGGGCAGCGGCACGGCCTCCTGGTGCTGGAACAGGGGGAGTCCGAGACGCCGTACGAGGACGTCGCGCAGCGCCGTGAGCGGGCCGCCTACCTCGACCGGCGGCTGCGTGGCGTGGTGACGCCCGGAAGCAGCGGAGGGCACACCTACCAGCAGTACGTCGTACGGGTGCCCGGCAACGGCCGGCCGGACCGTGACGCCTTCGCACGCGCCCTCAAGGCCAAGGGAATCGACTGCCGGGTACCGGTGAAGACGCCGGTGCACCGCATGCCGGGATTCCGGCGCGATGTATGTCTGCCCGAGACCGAGCGGGCCGCCGACGAGACGCTCTCGCTGCCCGTGGACGCGTCGCTGACGAGACGTGAGATGAACAGGATCGTCGGAGCGTGCAACGCCCTGGGCGGGCTGCTGCAGCCCGCCTTCTGA